The following proteins come from a genomic window of Finegoldia magna ATCC 29328:
- the rplN gene encoding 50S ribosomal protein L14: MIQQESRLRVADNSGAKELLVIRVLGGTKRKYAAIGDIVVCSVKSAQPGGMVKKGDVVKAVIVRTTKPLGRADGSYIRFDDNAAVIIKDDKNPVGTRIFGSVTRELRANNFMKIISLAPEVL; this comes from the coding sequence ATGATTCAACAAGAAAGTCGTTTGAGAGTTGCAGATAACTCTGGTGCAAAAGAACTACTAGTAATAAGAGTTTTAGGTGGTACTAAAAGAAAGTACGCAGCTATCGGAGACATCGTAGTTTGCTCAGTTAAATCTGCACAACCGGGCGGTATGGTTAAAAAAGGTGATGTAGTAAAAGCTGTTATCGTAAGAACAACTAAACCATTGGGAAGAGCTGATGGAAGTTACATCAGATTTGACGATAACGCAGCTGTAATTATAAAAGATGATAAAAATCCAGTGGGAACAAGAATTTTTGGTTCAGTAACTCGTGAATTGAGAGCCAATAACTTCATGAAAATAATCTCATTGGCACCTGAAGTATTATAA
- the rplX gene encoding 50S ribosomal protein L24, whose product MKIKNGDTVIVISGKDKGKTGNVIEVLAKKNKVVVEGVNIVTKHQKANGRGVESGLIKKEAPIDVSNVMYYDAKNKKGTRLGYKFEDGKKVRFMKSNNETIK is encoded by the coding sequence ATGAAGATTAAAAATGGAGATACTGTAATAGTTATTTCTGGTAAAGACAAAGGAAAGACTGGAAATGTTATTGAAGTATTAGCCAAAAAAAATAAAGTGGTAGTAGAAGGAGTTAACATAGTTACTAAACACCAAAAAGCTAACGGACGTGGTGTTGAAAGTGGACTAATCAAAAAAGAAGCTCCTATTGATGTTTCAAACGTAATGTATTATGATGCTAAAAACAAGAAAGGCACTAGATTAGGTTACAAGTTTGAAGACGGTAAGAAAGTTAGATTTATGAAATCTAACAACGAAACTATTAAGTAA
- the rplE gene encoding 50S ribosomal protein L5, with the protein MTSRLKEKYTNEVVPFLVERFKYENIMQVPRLEKIVLNMGLGSSKENPKAIESAVKELETITGQRPIVTKARKSIANFKLREGMNVGVKVTLRGEKMYDFLDKFMNISLPRVRDFRGISSKSFDGRGNYAVGIKEQLIFPEIEYDMVDQIRGMDIVVVTTANTDEEAKELLDKMGMPFKK; encoded by the coding sequence TTGACTTCCAGATTAAAAGAAAAATATACAAATGAAGTTGTTCCTTTCTTGGTTGAACGTTTCAAATATGAAAACATCATGCAAGTTCCAAGATTGGAAAAAATCGTGCTTAACATGGGTTTAGGTTCTTCAAAAGAAAATCCTAAGGCTATCGAAAGTGCAGTTAAAGAATTAGAAACAATTACAGGACAACGCCCAATTGTAACAAAAGCAAGAAAATCTATCGCTAACTTCAAACTTAGAGAAGGAATGAATGTTGGTGTTAAAGTTACATTACGTGGTGAAAAAATGTATGATTTCTTAGATAAATTTATGAACATTTCTCTTCCACGTGTAAGAGACTTTAGAGGTATTTCTTCTAAATCATTCGATGGTAGAGGAAACTATGCTGTAGGTATCAAAGAACAATTAATATTCCCTGAAATTGAATACGATATGGTAGATCAAATTAGAGGTATGGATATTGTGGTCGTTACTACTGCAAACACTGACGAAGAAGCTAAGGAATTATTAGACAAAATGGGAATGCCATTTAAGAAATAA
- a CDS encoding type Z 30S ribosomal protein S14, with the protein MAKKSMIAKQKRPAKFSTREYNRCKICGRPHGYLKKYGICRICFRELAYKGEIPGVRKASW; encoded by the coding sequence GTGGCTAAAAAATCAATGATCGCAAAACAAAAAAGACCTGCAAAGTTTAGCACAAGAGAATATAACAGATGCAAAATTTGTGGTAGACCTCACGGATATTTAAAGAAATATGGCATCTGCCGTATATGCTTTAGAGAATTGGCTTATAAAGGCGAAATCCCTGGCGTAAGAAAAGCAAGCTGGTAA
- the rpsH gene encoding 30S ribosomal protein S8, translating into MMTDPIADMLTRIRNAVNAKHKVVEVPASNIKKSIAQILLDEGFIDGFNVTEDGKQGIITIDLKYGPNEEKVISGIKRISKPGLRVYARANEVPKVLGGLGIAIVSTSKGLVTDKVARKEGIGGEVICYVW; encoded by the coding sequence ATGATGACTGATCCTATAGCAGATATGCTAACAAGAATAAGAAACGCAGTTAATGCGAAACATAAAGTTGTTGAAGTTCCTGCATCTAATATTAAAAAATCAATAGCACAAATTTTATTAGATGAAGGATTTATCGATGGTTTCAATGTTACAGAAGATGGTAAACAAGGAATCATTACAATAGATTTAAAATATGGTCCTAACGAAGAAAAAGTAATTTCAGGTATCAAGAGAATATCTAAACCTGGACTTCGTGTCTATGCCAGAGCAAATGAAGTTCCTAAGGTTTTAGGCGGACTTGGTATTGCTATTGTCTCTACATCAAAAGGCCTTGTAACTGATAAAGTTGCTAGAAAAGAAGGTATTGGTGGAGAAGTAATTTGTTACGTATGGTAA